A genomic segment from Pelotomaculum isophthalicicum JI encodes:
- a CDS encoding Fe-only nitrogenase accessory AnfO family protein, translating into MPEDIAVYIGEDGRTASLFERGMIAVCRKEQGHWTILKEKEFSISRTSGLPELRKKMTNVQDFLGECKIFVGLSITGVPYFELEKGGFSVWEYEGNPLDFLDHIIMEEENSLMKRVAGECGVDRVAPVAVADGCYRISLKEIQEGNTGITTKQALLPFIRKGEFYELEVLCSHVPPWLEAELAAGSLCGEKSKTGDNEFKITITRKYCCQP; encoded by the coding sequence ATGCCCGAAGATATTGCCGTATATATTGGGGAAGACGGCCGGACAGCCTCCTTGTTTGAGAGGGGTATGATCGCTGTCTGCCGGAAGGAACAAGGCCATTGGACAATATTAAAAGAAAAAGAGTTCTCCATAAGCCGGACTTCCGGCCTGCCGGAGCTTCGCAAAAAAATGACGAATGTACAGGATTTCCTGGGCGAGTGCAAAATTTTCGTAGGTCTTTCCATTACCGGTGTTCCATACTTTGAACTGGAAAAGGGCGGTTTCAGTGTATGGGAATACGAGGGCAATCCCTTAGATTTTCTTGATCATATCATTATGGAAGAAGAAAATTCGCTGATGAAGAGAGTTGCCGGGGAATGCGGTGTGGACCGGGTGGCTCCCGTGGCGGTTGCTGATGGTTGCTACCGGATTTCCCTGAAAGAGATTCAAGAAGGGAATACTGGAATTACCACGAAACAGGCCTTGCTTCCCTTTATCCGCAAAGGCGAATTTTATGAACTGGAAGTACTGTGCAGCCATGTTCCGCCGTGGCTGGAAGCCGAACTAGCCGCAGGTAGCCTCTGCGGGGAAAAAAGCAAAACAGGTGATAATGAATTCAAGATTACAATAACCA